Proteins encoded in a region of the Moritella marina ATCC 15381 genome:
- a CDS encoding DUF3859 domain-containing protein, whose protein sequence is MAKYKPVTKMQTYGIHSQWQSKSKDLPSIQQFTTDIPAEIDIEFGFVVNIKKARGAKIRFCIAHPGILDSEGNVRAPFTGEVHVTNNDWLFYLGDTVWEPIADKCGDWRMTIELDGKTLADKTFNISLAHG, encoded by the coding sequence ATGGCTAAATATAAACCCGTTACTAAAATGCAAACCTATGGCATTCACTCCCAGTGGCAGAGTAAATCAAAAGACTTACCGAGTATTCAACAATTCACGACAGATATCCCTGCTGAAATTGATATCGAGTTTGGCTTTGTGGTGAATATTAAAAAAGCCCGTGGCGCGAAGATCCGTTTTTGTATTGCACATCCAGGTATTTTAGATAGTGAGGGCAATGTGCGCGCGCCATTTACTGGTGAGGTACATGTGACCAATAACGATTGGCTGTTTTATTTAGGTGACACAGTATGGGAACCAATTGCGGATAAATGCGGTGATTGGCGAATGACGATTGAACTTGACGGAAAAACATTAGCAGATAAAACTTTTAATATATCCTTAGCTCACGGTTAA